A single Panthera tigris isolate Pti1 chromosome A3, P.tigris_Pti1_mat1.1, whole genome shotgun sequence DNA region contains:
- the TSHZ2 gene encoding teashirt homolog 2, producing MPRRKQQAPKRAAGYAQEEQLKEGEEIKEEEEEDSGSVAPLQGSNDPGTDEELETGPEQKGCFSYQNSPGSHLSNQDVENESLLSDASDQVSDVKSVCGRDAADKKASAHPKPPNESHNCMDKMTAVYANILSDSYWSGLGLGFKLSGGERRPCDPRNGSSKTDFDWHQDALSKSLQQNLPSRSVGKPSLFSSVQLYRQSGKMCGSAFTGASRFRCRQCSAAYDTLVELTVHMNETGHYQDDNRKKDKLRPTGYSKPRKRAFQDMDKEDAQKVLKCMFCGDSFDSLQDLSVHMIKTKHYQKVPLKEPVPTISSKTVTPAKKRVFDVNRPCSPDSTTGSFAESFSSQKTAGLQLSSNNRYGYQNGASYTWQFEACKSQILKCMECGSSHDTLQQLTTHMMVTGHFLKVTSSASKKGKQLVLDPLAVEKMQALSDAPNSDSLAPRPSGDSASDRAASTTEPKRESKKEKPEEIGKDEKVLKSEEYEDALQKPLDPTMKYQYLREEDLEDGSKGGGDILKSLENTVTTAINKAQNGAPSWSAYPSIHAAYQLSEGAKPALPMGSQVLQIRPNLTNKLRPIAPKWKVMPLVSVPTNLAPYTQVKKEPDDKDEVAKECGKESPQEEASPFSHCDGDAFSKSETPSESKKAEPCLLKEEARLVEEGGEPEKRPPLEPAHSLSNGCALPTRAPALPCINPLSALQSVLNNHLGKATEPLHSPSCSSPSSSTMSMFHKSSLGVMDKPGLSPAPTRPASVSRRYLFESNDQPIDLTKSKSKKAESSQAQSCTSPPQKHALSDIADMVKVLPKATTPKPATSSRGAPMKLEMDVRRFEDVSSEVSTLHKRKGRQSNWNPQHLLILQAQFASSLFQTSEGKYLLSDLGPQERMQISKFTGLSMTTISHWLANVKYQLRKTGGTKFLKNMDKGHPVFYCSDCASQFRTPSTYISHLESHLGFQMKDMTRMAVEQQGKAEQEISRVSSAQRSPETVAGEEDTDSKFKCKLCCRTFASKHAVKLHLSKTHAKSPEHHSQFVTDVDEE from the coding sequence GCTACGCCCAGGAGGAACAgctgaaggaaggagaggaaataaaagaagaggaagaggaggacagtGGTTCGGTAGCTCCGCTTCAGGGCAGCAATGACCCGGGGACAGACGAGGAGCTAGAAACGGGCCCCGAGCAGAAAGGCTGCTTCAGCTACCAGAACTCTCCGGGAAGCCACCTGTCCAATCAGGACGTGGAGAACGAGTCTCTGCTGAGCGATGCCAGCGATCAGGTGTCGGACGTCAAGAGCGTCTGCGGTCGAGACGCCGCGGACAAGAAAGCCAGCGCTCACCCCAAGCCTCCCAACGAAAGCCACAACTGCATGGATAAAATGACCGCCGTCTACGCCAACATCCTGTCCGACTCCTACTGGTCGGGCCTCGGCCTCGGCTTCAAGCTGTCCGGCGGCGAGAGGCGGCCCTGCGACCCGCGCAACGGCAGCAGCAAGACCGACTTCGACTGGCATCAGGACGCGCTGTCCAAAAGCCTGCAGCAGAACTTGCCTTCCCGATCCGTGGGGAAGCCCAGCCTGTTCAGCTCGGTGCAGCTGTACCGGCAGAGCGGCAAGATGTGCGGGTCGGCGTTCACCGGGGCCAGCCGCTTCCGGTGCCGGCAGTGCAGCGCCGCCTACGACACCCTGGTGGAGCTGACCGTGCACATGAATGAGACGGGCCACTACCAAGACGACAACCGCAAAAAGGACAAGCTGAGACCCACGGGCTACTCCAAGCCCCGGAAACGGGCTTTCCAGGATATGGACAAGGAGGATGCTCAGAAGGTTCTGAAATGCATGTTCTGTGGCGACTCCTTCGACTCCCTCCAAGATTTGAGCGTCcacatgataaaaacaaaacattaccaAAAAGTGCCTTTGAAGGAGCCAGTGCCCACCATTTCGTCGAAAACGGTCACCCCGGCCAAGAAGCGCGTCTTCGACGTCAACCGACCTTGCTCCCCCGACTCGACCACGGGCTCGTTTGCGGAGTCGTTCTCCTCTCAGAAGACGGCCGGCCTGCAGCTGTCGTCCAACAACCGCTACGGCTACCAGAACGGCGCCAGCTACACCTGGCAGTTTGAGGCCTGCAAGTCCCAGATCCTCAAGTGCATGGAGTGTGGCAGCTCCCACGACACCCTGCAGCAGCTCACCACCCACATGATGGTCACGGGGCACTTTCTCAAGGTCACCAGCTCTGCCTCCAAGAAAGGGAAGCAGCTGGTGTTGGACCCGCTGGCCGTGGAGAAAATGCAGGCTTTGTCGGACGCCCCAAACAGCGATTCGCTGGCTCCCAGGCCGTCAGGTGACTCTGCCTCTGACCGTGCGGCCTCTACAACCGAGccgaagagagagagcaaaaaggaaaaaccGGAGGAGATCGGCAAGGACGAGAAAGTCCTGAAGAGCGAGGAGTACGAAGACGCTCTCCAGAAGCCGTTAGACCCTACAATGAAGTATCAGTATCTAAGGGAGGAGGATTTGGAAGACGGCTCCAAGGGCGGAGGGGACATTTTGAAGTCGTTGGAAAACACCGTCACCACGGCCATCAACAAAGCCCAGAACGGGGCTCCCAGCTGGAGCGCGTACCCCAGCATCCACGCGGCCTATCAGCTGTCGGAGGGCGCCAAGCCTGCCCTGCCCATGGGATCCCAGGTCCTGCAGATTCGCCCTAACCTCACCAACAAGCTGAGGCCAATTGCCCCAAAGTGGAAAGTAATGCCGCTGGTCTCTGTGCCCACCAACCTGGCCCCATACACTCAAGTGAAGAAGGAGCCGGACGACAAAGACGAGGTCGCGAAGGAGTGTGGGAAAGAAAGTCCCCAGGAAGAGGCCTCACCTTTCAGCCACTGCGACGGGGATGCTTTCTCCAAGAGCGAAACCCCTTCCGAGTCCAAGAAGGCTGAGCCTTGTCTCCTGAAGGAGGAGGCCAGGCTGGTGGAGGAGGGCGGCGAGCCCGAGAAACGCCCGCCCCTCGAGCCAGCGCACTCCCTCAGCAACGGGTGCGCCCTGCCCACGCGTGCCCCGGCCCTGCCATGCATCAACCCACTCAGCGCCCTGCAGTCCGTCCTGAACAATCACCTGGGCAAGGCCACGGAACCCCTGCACTCCCCTTCCTGCTCCAGCCCAAGCTCAAGCACAATGTCGATGTTCCACAAGTCGAGTCTCGGCGTCATGGACAAGCCGGGCTTGAGTCCTGCCCCCACGCGGCCGGCCAGCGTGTCCAGGCGCTACCTGTTCGAGAGCAACGATCAGCCCATCGACCTGACCAAGTCCAAGAGCAAGAAAGCCGAGTCCTCGCAAGCACAATCCTGTACGTCCCCACCTCAGAAGCACGCCCTGTCTGACATCGCCGACATGGTCAAGGTCCTCCCCAAGGCCACCACCCCAAAGCCCGCCACTTCCTCGCGGGGCGCCCCCATGAAGCTGGAAATGGATGTCAGGCGTTTTGAGGACGTCTCCAGCGAGGTCTCGACCCTGCATAAGAGGAAGGGCCGGCAGTCCAACTGGAACCCTCAGCACCTCCTGATCCTACAAGCGCAGTTCGCCTCGAGTCTGTTCCAGACGTCCGAGGGCAAGTACCTGCTGTCCGACCTGGGCCCTCAAGAGCGAATGCAAATCTCGAAGTTCACGGGGCTCTCGATGACCACGATCAGCCACTGGCTGGCAAACGTCAAGTACCAACTTCGGAAAACGGGCGGGACGAAGTTCCTGAAAAACATGGACAAAGGACACCCCGTCTTTTATTGCAGTGACTGTGCCTCCCAGTTTAGAACCCCTTCCACCTACATCAGCCACCTGGAGTCGCACCTGGGTTTCCAAATGAAGGACATGACCCGCATGGCGGTAGAACAGCAAGGCAAGGCGGAGCAAGAGATCTCGCGGGTGTCGTCGGCTCAGAGGTCTCCGGAAACCGTAGCTGGCGAAGAGGACACAGACTCTAAGTTCAAGTGTAAGTTGTGCTGTCGGACATTTGCGAGCAAACACGCAGTAAAACTCCACCTGAGCAAAACGCACGCCAAGTCACCCGAACACCACTCTCAGTTTGTCACAGACGTGGACGAGGAATAG